The segment TCTCGGCAATCCGCTCGCCCAGGCTCTGATACTTCACCTCAAGCTGACCCGAGTACATGCTCAACACTTTACACAGAAACGCCGAGTGCGAGGCATCGGCCTCCTCGGCGAACTGCTGCAGCGATTCCTCGATCTGATCGGCGAGGTAGAGCAGGAACTGGGCCTGCCCTTTGACCTCGGCCAGAGAGCGGTGCAGCTCGGGCGATCCGCCCGGATCGAACGGGCGATCGGAGGTGGTCGCCAGTTCCGAGGTGGCCTCGGTGGCCGGGTCCTCACGGGGGTCGAGGGCGGTTGCCGAGGGGTTTGATTCCGTGGGTCGGCCGTTCATGCGGCGTCCTCCGTGCCGAAGCTGGGTTCGCTGTTCACCAGCGATTCGAGCGAGCCGCACAGCTCGCCGACGAGCCGCATGTTCTCGCACTCGACCGCGAGGTTCGAGGCGTGCATCTCGATCAACTGCCGCAGGAAGATCCGCGTGCCGGGGTCGGCCTCCCCCTCGAAGCGTTCAACATCGGCCACGGCGGCCCGCACGAGGTAGTCCATGAACTGGAGCTTCCCTCGAATCGAGGTGCAGAGCCGATCAAGCTGGCCGAGTTCGACATCAGCCGAGGGTGGCAGGGCGGTCGAAGCAGGGTGCGACATCCGTATCTCCCCGACCCTGCGGGTCGGTTGCTCGACGAGGAGGAACCCGCCCCACGGGCCGGACCCGAACGGGCCGAGTTCCGAGGGGCCGCCGGCACTCGCAATGCACTCGCAAGCCGCCGGCGTTCCACGATGGAGCGTTGGAGCTTAACCGGGTCGGTCCTGCTCGACAAGCGATTTTCTCGACGCACCCTCTGGCGACCCGGCGCCCTCGGGGTATCATGCGCCCGAAGCGGGGCGGGCAGGGGCAGGTCGTTGCGACCGCCGATCCCGGCCCGTCGGCGATCCGATCGCGATTCGAACCGAACCACCGGGAGCAACGATCCATGATCCTCAACCGACGCCGCATGCTCTTGGCCTCCGGGGCCGCCGCCCTGGGAGCCTCCGCCTTCGCCCGCACTCTCTCCGCCGCGCAGCAGGGCGACCGCAAGAAGGTCCTCTACTTCACCAAGAGCTCCGGCTTCCAGCACTCGGTCATCGCTCGCGACGGCGACGAACTTGCCCACTCCGAGAAGATCCTCATCGACCTCGGCGCCGAGCACGGCTTCGACGTGACCGCCTCGAAGGACGGCCGTCTGTTCGATCCCGACCGCATCGACGAGTGGGACGCCTTCGTCTTCTACACCACCGGCGACCTGACCCAGCCCGGCACCGACGGCCAGCCCCCCATGTCTCCCGAAGGGCTCAAGGCCTTCCTCGACGCCATTCAGTCCGGCCGCAAGGGATTCGTCGGCATCCACTGCGCCACCGACACCTTCCACAGCGGACCCGACGACCGCACCCCCTACATCGAGATGATCGGCGGCGAGTTCATCTCGCACGGTCCGCAACAGGTCTCGAAGATCAAGGTCGTCGATTCCGAATTCCCCGGCGCCGACGCCTTCGGCTCCGAGTTCGAGATCAACGACGAGTGGTATGCCTTCCGCAACATGTCCGACCAGATCCACGGCATCATGGTCCAGCTCACCGACGGCATGACCTCCGGCCGCTCCCGCGACTACGAGCGGCCCGATTACCCCATGACCTGGGTGAAGAAATACGGCGACGGCCGCGTCTTCTACACCTCGATGGGCCACCGCGAAGACGTCTGGACCAACCCCAAGTACCAGGGGCTCCTCATCGGCGGCCTCAACGTCGTCACCGGCCGCGCCGACGCCGACTTCACCCCCAACGTCTCCGAGATCACCCCCGGCTACCAGACCCTCCCGGGCTGATCGAGTTCCCGGGCAAGGAGTCTGAAGCCAGATCATCGAGGGGGCTGAGGATCGCACACGCGACCCCCAGCCCCTTGCGTTTCCCATCACCGGATCTTCCCGCCCCTCACTCCTCCCGGCCCGCCGTCAGTGACGGCTCCGGCCGCGCTCCTGAGAACGGCTCGATCTTCCGGATCAACGCCCCGTCAGCCCCCTTCCAGAGGAAGATGGCCCCGGTGTCGTCTCCCGCGGCGACGATCGAGCCATCGCCCGAGGTCGCAACGCTGTAGACGTAATCGGTCGGGCCGTTAAACCCGCGCTGAATGCGGCCGTTGTCGACGTTGAACAGGCGGACGGTCTTGTCGCCCGAGGCTCCAATTGCCTCCTTCTTGCCCGGCACCCAGCGGACCGACGTGACCTGGCTGCCCACGGCCTGCGAGGTTCGCAACTGCTCGCCGTTTTCATAGTCCCAGAACTTCAACACGTTGTCGGCCCCGCCGCTCACAAGCTGCGTGCCTTCGGTGTTCCAGTCGACGCTCATCACGTGGTGCGTGTGCCCTTCAAACGCCTTGAGCCGCTCTCCCGAAGGAATGGCCACCACCCGCACGAACTTGTCGGCCGCGCCGGTGGCCAGGCTCGTCCCGTCGGGGCGGAACTTCACGCCGAAGACCGTGTCGCTGTGCAGCTCGGGCAGGTCGAGCAGCAAGTTGCCCGTCTCCGCGTCCCAAAGCTTCACCTCGCCCGACCCCGCCGGCTCGCCGCCTCCGGTGGCAATGAGCTTGCCATCGGGGCTGAAGTCGATCGCCAGCACCCGGAACACATGCGGTTCGAGCGTCGTATGCAACGACCACTGCCCCTCGAACGTCCAGACCTTCATGCCTTGATCTTCGGCTCCCGAGACCACCCGGCCGTCTCCGGCAAACGCCAGGGCGCTGACGGCCGCCACCTTGGTCGGGTCCTCGGCGTTGACGTGACCGAAGGCCACCACGCCCACGCCCGTCTCCGCCTCCCAGACCTTCAACCCGTTGGCCCCCGCCGTGGCGATCCGATCGCCCGACGGCGAAACGGCCACCGCTCGCACGCCGCCCTCATGGGCGTTCACGACCACCCCAGCGGCTCCATCGGCCAGCGACCAGAGGCGTGCCGTGCCGTCCGCTCCACCGCTGACGACCGTTCCGCCATCCGGCGAGCAGGCCAGCGCCTGCACCGCCCCCTCGTGCGCGGCGATCGTCCGCGGTTCCCCGTCCCCTTCGATCGACCAGATCCGGACCGTTCCGTCCTGGCCTCCCGAGATCACCGCCGACCCGTCCGGCGTCACCGCCAGCGCCCGCACGGGTCCCTCATGCCCGGTCCGCTCGACCGGCTCGGCCCCCTCCGGGAATCCAGCCCCCGGCCCCTCGGGCAAGGACCAGATCCGTACCACGCCATCCTCGCCCGCCGTGGCCAGACGCTTGGCATCCGGGCCGACAAATGCCAATGCGTGAATCGCCCCCTCGTGTGCCTTGTGATTCCCGATCGCCGCGCCGTCCTCCAACTTCCAGAGGCGGATCACCCCGTCGGCCCCGCCGGTGGCAATCACCCCGGCCTCACTCGGCAGCGTCACGGCGTGCAACGCTCCTCCTTCGGCCGGGCCAATCGTGCGGATCTCCGCATCGCTCGTCGCGTCGGCCACGCGGATCGAACCGTCTTCCAGCACCGCGACCACCGTCGCGCCATCGTTCGACGCCGCAATCGCGTTCACCTTTGCACCCAGGCCGTCGAAGCTCCTCGCCTGCGCTCCCTTCGGCGCATTCCAGACGGTCACGATCCGATAGCTTCCCGCCGCCAGCCGCGAGCCATCGGGGCTAAACCGGATCGACTGGATGAGATCCTGATGCCCTCCGAGCGTAATCACTTCCTGACCTGTTTTCGCGTCGAAAACCTGCACCACGTTCGCCCGACCAACGGCCAGCTCGTTGCCGTCTCCGGTCAGATCGACCGCCAGGACCGGGTTCACCCCCGGCGGCAAGGCC is part of the Tautonia marina genome and harbors:
- a CDS encoding c-type cytochrome domain-containing protein, whose protein sequence is MRMRSTFPPLLCLLLTVGVATVTQARQLEVNVPERDEPVSYITELIDILDVRCAGCHNSALAENDLNMEEVAGMLKGGTSGPSIVPGKAEESLLFQMAAHTVEPFMPPVEKNLEPMTPDELGLLKLWIDQGAKDDTEEMMAELEAADAAIELGALPPGVNPVLAVDLTGDGNELAVGRANVVQVFDAKTGQEVITLGGHQDLIQSIRFSPDGSRLAAGSYRIVTVWNAPKGAQARSFDGLGAKVNAIAASNDGATVVAVLEDGSIRVADATSDAEIRTIGPAEGGALHAVTLPSEAGVIATGGADGVIRLWKLEDGAAIGNHKAHEGAIHALAFVGPDAKRLATAGEDGVVRIWSLPEGPGAGFPEGAEPVERTGHEGPVRALAVTPDGSAVISGGQDGTVRIWSIEGDGEPRTIAAHEGAVQALACSPDGGTVVSGGADGTARLWSLADGAAGVVVNAHEGGVRAVAVSPSGDRIATAGANGLKVWEAETGVGVVAFGHVNAEDPTKVAAVSALAFAGDGRVVSGAEDQGMKVWTFEGQWSLHTTLEPHVFRVLAIDFSPDGKLIATGGGEPAGSGEVKLWDAETGNLLLDLPELHSDTVFGVKFRPDGTSLATGAADKFVRVVAIPSGERLKAFEGHTHHVMSVDWNTEGTQLVSGGADNVLKFWDYENGEQLRTSQAVGSQVTSVRWVPGKKEAIGASGDKTVRLFNVDNGRIQRGFNGPTDYVYSVATSGDGSIVAAGDDTGAIFLWKGADGALIRKIEPFSGARPEPSLTAGREE
- a CDS encoding ThuA domain-containing protein; the protein is MILNRRRMLLASGAAALGASAFARTLSAAQQGDRKKVLYFTKSSGFQHSVIARDGDELAHSEKILIDLGAEHGFDVTASKDGRLFDPDRIDEWDAFVFYTTGDLTQPGTDGQPPMSPEGLKAFLDAIQSGRKGFVGIHCATDTFHSGPDDRTPYIEMIGGEFISHGPQQVSKIKVVDSEFPGADAFGSEFEINDEWYAFRNMSDQIHGIMVQLTDGMTSGRSRDYERPDYPMTWVKKYGDGRVFYTSMGHREDVWTNPKYQGLLIGGLNVVTGRADADFTPNVSEITPGYQTLPG